A stretch of Tigriopus californicus strain San Diego chromosome 11, Tcal_SD_v2.1, whole genome shotgun sequence DNA encodes these proteins:
- the LOC131890503 gene encoding uncharacterized protein LOC131890503 — MDMACFVLAIFIVLKISGTCAQELKDFLVGNGKKYVCAHSISLDSAASKMLVSELFLGSEIYLSWSKEFQPCSYASFDLFITDDLLTNMEKINIYLQDVKIQSSMIFVARSSKDSLKRIRESMNNYKASSFFYLGLWNKTTSTEFYQVITLFPSSNNALVIQKLKLEENGKIIEDYNLQGMDIMSQSVDWFPYTMFESDGHSYGYLVDLANSCANMFNFTLRSIVEPNDDWGMQSQFGKNFSGVLGNVIQGKVHMSLSLWVWNVDRSQLLDFSIITYDMEQLCFFPQIPKVDLTLFVRPFTYESWIATGFISLIIGICAVVTTSIQYINQSESYKMVSTSGWYFFVLLNAFYGGALTMFFANEPSSPFASLKDVVDAYPSWNLKALTGNEVLILGNASPEKPEYYTLYDRLMDNQMKNLYSNYEEIMAEARSSQTVFHVFVRHFKGFLGQHPHQKRNLRTFAQGKRQDVGIIFPKNSPLVPIFRLGIQRLRERGSLEFLSQRWEGSMEEGTFPVEVMILSGGQLILVYVVMGLGYSLCLVSLALECFWDKLSVKRQNSQELKQEINKYCENTGEMAESRVFAGSLDFHG, encoded by the exons ATGGATATGGCGTGTTTTGTTCTAGCGATATTTATAGTGCTGAAAATTTCTGGGACCTGTGCTCAAGAACTGAAGGATTTCTTGGTGGGAAACGGCAAAAAATACGTATGTGCTCATTCAATATCGTTAGATTCCGCAGCTTCAAAAATGCTAGTCTCCGAATTATTCTTGGGAAGTGAGATTTATTTAAGCTGGAGCAAAGAATTTCAACCCTGTTCTTACGCCAGCTTTGATCTGTTCATAACGGATGACCTTCTGACTAATATGGAGAAAATAAACATCTATCTTCAAGATGTCAAGATTCAATCATCGATGATATTCGTGGCGAGATCCTCTAAGGACTCCTTAAAAAGGATAAGAGAGTCTATGAACAATTATAAGGCCTCAAGTTTTTTCTATTTAGGGCTATGGAATAAAACTACGTCGACGGAATTTTACCAAGTGATCACGTTATTCCCTAGCAGTAATAATGCCCTTGTCATTCAGAAATTGAAACTCGAGGAAAATGGCAAGATCATCGAGGATTATAATCTTCAGGGTATGGACATCATGTCCCAATCCGTTGATTGGTTTCCTTACACCATGTTTGAATCTGATGGTCATTCTTACGGATATCTCGTTGATCTGGCCAATTCTTGTGCCAATATGTTCAATTTTACCTTAAGATCCATCGTGGAACCCAATGATGATTGGGGCATGCAATCGCAATTTGGTAAGAACTTCAGTGGAGTTTTGGGGAACGTGATCCAGGGAAAGGTGCATATGAGCTTGAGCCTCTGGGTTTGGAATGTGGACCGCAGTCAATTGCTCGACTTTTCGATCATAACCTATGACATGGAACAACTCtgcttttttcctcaaataCCAAAAGTCGACCTAACTCTATTCGTTCGTCCATTCACTTATGAATCTTGGATAGCCACGGGATTCATCTCCTTGATAATTGGGATTTGTGCAGTTGTTACCACGTCTATTCAATATATAAACCAATCTGAGAGCTACAAGATGGTTTCAACTTCTGGATGGTATTTTTTCGTGCTTTTGAATGCGTTTTATGGAGGGGCCCTTACCATGTTTTTTGCCAATGAACCTTCTTCTCCATTTGCTTCCCTTAAAGATGTTGTGGATGCTTATCCTTCTTGGAATCTCAAAGCTTTGACAG GAAACGAGGTGCTCATTTTAGGAAACGCATCACCCGAGAAACCAGAATATTATACTCTCTATGACAGATTAATGGATaatcaaatgaagaatttATATTCTAATTATGAAGAGATCATGGCCGAGGCTCGGTCGAGTCAAACAGTGTTTCACGTTTTTGTCAGACACTTCAAAGGATTTTTGGGACAACATCcacaccaaaaaagaaacttgcGGACTTTTGCCCAAGGAAAACGTCAAGACGTTGGGATCATTTTTCCCAAGAACTCTCCTCTAGTTCCAATTTTCAGACTTGGAATTCAGCGTCTCCGGGAAAGAGGATCATTGgaatttttgagccaaagatGGGAAGGCTCAATGGAAGAAGGCACTTTCCCAGTTGAGGTGATGATTTTGTCTGGTGGTCAACTTATCCTCGTTTATGTCGTCATGGGATTAGGTTACAGTCTTTGCCTGGTTTCTCTTGCCTTGGAATGTTTTTGGGACAAACTGTCGGTTAAAAGACAAAATTCGCAAGAGCTAAAACAGGAGATTAACAAATATTGCGAGAACACCGGGGAAATGGCTGAAAGTCGTGTTTTTGCCGGCAGCCTTGACTTTCATGGTTGA
- the LOC131890099 gene encoding uncharacterized protein LOC131890099, which yields MKQVHDLQALKETLIKELPFSILALESVKHQIKFNFQPPKEFYVSENEGSSYVVIKERFDESLPMFTIFCKESDVSTAEQELQDIIPWDQPWGIGGLPDYLIDTFKAKAQNQGSKELLEVSECWVAILDPETPIPEMDVPSNCKAQHVAPDDVEFMDSLWKFRSSSSLSILRGQTERGLAFGTYVDGQLKSSLVTFNFGPLGALATAETHRKKGLAQMALTYAAKHLRSEGLTPFAFIETYNKPSFRLFMKTGFKHTHNVSWLFWKRPQ from the exons ATGAAGCAAGTTCACGATTTACAAGCCTTGAAGGAAACTCTGATCAAAGAGTTACCTTTCTCCATCTTAGCTTTGGAGTCTGTAAAGCatcaaatcaagttcaatttcCAGCCACCAAAAGAATTCTATGTGTCCGAAAACGAGGGATCGTCATACGTTGTGATTAAGGAGCGATTTGACGAATCCCTTCCCATGTTTACCATCTTTTGTAAAGAAAGTGACGTGTCTACG GCCGAACAAGAACTGCAAGATATCATTCCATGGGATCAGCCTTGGGGAATAGGTGGATTACCAGACTATTTAATTGACActttcaaagccaaagcccaaaatcaaggatcTAAGGAGCTTTTAGAAGTGAGCGAATGTTGGGTCGCAATCTTGGACCCTGAGACCCCCATTCCTGAGATGGATGTTCCTTCAAATTGCAAGGCTCAACATGTTGCGCCTGATGATGTGGAGTTTATGGACAGTTTGTGGAAATTTCGGTCAAGCTCCAGTCTCTCTATTTTAAGGGGTCAAACTGAGCGAGGATTGGCCTTTGGAACCTATGTGGATGGTCAACTGAAGTCCTCGCTTGTCACTTTCAA TTTTGGTCCTCTTGGTGCCTTGGCCACGGCTGAAACTCATCGAAAGAAGGGTCTGGCCCAAATGGCTTTAACCTATGCGGCTAAACATCTTCGCTCTGAGGGTTTGACACCGTTTGCCTTCATTGAAACATATAACAAACCCTCGTTTCGCCTATTCATGAAAACTGGATTCAAACATACCCATAATGTGTCCTGGCTGTTTTGGAAGCGACCGCAATAA
- the LOC131890416 gene encoding probable glutamate receptor, which translates to MKCGIFLVYLILNVLKVSSESLSDFLVGNGRKYVCIHSYLSDLSAAKLIVRNWFAENEVYFSWNKAYQPCSKRSFNVFIMDDSLTGIENITLYLPDLTIRSSMIFVINSSSKTLENIRKHVRGFKGSSFFYVGLWNTSATIQYYQVITFLLNGAYVIQKLELDGNAKIIENYDLQGTEIVSQSLDWFPYFTIEANGTSYGYLIDLTSYCAKMFNFTYRSIVEPNNDWGMQSQFGKNLSGVLGNVIQNKVDMSLSLWVWNENRDRWVDFSIIGTDREQFCFYPQMPKIDPTLFLRPFTNDSWIAIALTSIVLVICAAIPMCIRYLNNSMGYKMISTSGWYFFVLLNAFYGGALTMFFANEPSFPFLSVQDVVDAYPSWSLKVQKGNEVFILANASPEKPEFQTLYDRLIDEPEKNLYSNYEDVLSEARSSQTMFHVFLRHFTGFLRQHPQQQGNLRTFARGRRQDVGIIFPKNSPLVPIFRLGIQRLRERGSLNFLSQRWDGSFKGETFQVDRMVLSGGQIILVYVLMGLGFSLCLFCLIIECFWKKVANSRPSKC; encoded by the exons ATGAAGTGTGGGATCTTTCTGGTGTACTTAATCCTTAACGTTTTAAAAGTGTCAAGCGAATCCCTTTCAGATTTTTTAGTGGGAAATGGGAGGAAATATGTTTGTATTCATTCATACTTATCCGATCTATCTGCAGCTAAATTGATTGTCCGTAATTGGTTTGCAGAGAATGAAGTCTATTTCAGTTGGAACAAAGCATACCAACCATGCTCCAAGAGAAGCTTTAATGTATTTATTATGGACGACTCACTCACTGGCATCGAAAATATAACCTTGTATCTTCCAGATCTTACGATAAGGTCTTCGATGATATTTGTAATAAATTCCTCTtccaaaactttggaaaaTATCCGAAAGCATGTGAGAGGATTCAAGGGCTCCAGTTTCTTTTATGTGGGGCTTTGGAACACATCTGCAACAATACAATACTACCAAGTGATAACGTTCCTGTTGAATGGCGCATATGTTATTCAGAAACTGGAACTTGATGGAAATGCCAAGATCATTGAAAACTATGATCTTCAAGGAACGGAGATCGTCTCTCAATCTCTTGACTGGTTCCCTTATTTCACGATTGAAGCCAATGGTACCTCTTACGGATATCTCATTGACCTAACCAGTTATTGTGCCAAGATGTTCAATTTCACCTACCGTTCCATAGTGGAACCAAATAATGATTGGGGCATGCAGTCGCAATTTGGCAAAAACCTCAGTGGAGTCTTAGGGAACGTGATCCAAAACAAGGTGGATATGAGCCTAAGCCTGTGGGTTTGGAACGAAAATCGGGACCGTTGGGTAGATTTTTCAATCATAGGGACTGATAGGgagcaattttgtttttaccCTCAAATGCCTAAGATTGACCCAACTCTTTTTCTTCGACCTTTCACAAATGATTCGTGGATCGCCATTGCTTTGACCTCAATTGTTTTAGTGATTTGCGCGGCGATTCCCATGTGTATTCGGTACTTGAACAACTCCATGGGTTACAAGATGATATCAACTTCTGGATGGTATTTTTTCGTCCTCTTAAACGCATTTTATGGGGGAGCTCTTACCatgttttttgcaaatgaaccatcttttccatttctttcggTTCAAGATGTTGTGGATGCTTATCCTTCATGGAGCTTGAAAGTTCAAAAGG GAAACGAAGTCTTCATATTGGCGAATGCATCACCGGAGAAACCAGAATTTCAAACACTCTATGATCGCTTGATTGACGAGCCCGAAAAGAATTTGTATTCGAATTACGAGGATGTTCTGAGTGAAGCCCGATCCAGCCAAACCATGTTCCATGTATTTCTGAGACACTTCACGGGTTTTTTGAGACAACATCCACAACAACAAGGAAACTTGCGGACTTTTGCCCGCGGAAGACGTCAAGATGTTGGGATCATTTTCCCCAAGAACTCTCCtctggttccaattttcagacTTGGGATCCAACGTCTCCGAGAAAGAGGatcattgaattttttgagccaaaggtGGGATGGCTCATTTAAAGGGGAAACCTTTCAAGTGGACCGGATGGTCTTGTCTGGAGGGCAAATCATTCTCGTGTATGTCCTTATGGGATTGGGGTTCAGTCTTTGCTTGTTTTGTCTCATAATCGaatgcttttggaaaaaagtggcCAACTCTAGGCCAAGTAAGTGTTAA